One window of Pseudacidobacterium ailaaui genomic DNA carries:
- a CDS encoding sigma-54-dependent transcriptional regulator has protein sequence MPIQEKVLIVEDEENALTGLAELVSGWGYRTETARDGLEGLDRAQAWQPGIIITDLKMPRMDGLQLLERLGELKLENLAVIVLTAQGSIEQAVEAMKMGAYDFIQKPIDPNRLRTILANATRQRETQLELEVTRRKLRETGVLGHLVGSSRKMQELYALIERIACNNVSVLITGESGTGKELVARTLHDLSPRKSKPFVAVNCAAIPETLIESEIFGHEKGAFTGALERRAGCFELAEEGTLLLDEIGEMPIGTQAKLLRVLEDRRLRRLGSKVESPVDVRVLAATNKDPETAVADGHLRGDLYYRLNVFNIHMPPLREHKEDIAEIVDSMLRDMNEKHDRQVAGVTSEMMDRLMAYDWPGNVRELRNTIERAVILCGNGYLEPKHLPPGFGSRPAKHLPEGPGNVVQVEVGTTVDEAERRLIMKTLESTNNNKTKAAEILGISLKTLHNKLKEYGGSGNGVESDD, from the coding sequence ATGCCGATTCAAGAAAAAGTCCTGATCGTTGAAGACGAAGAAAATGCTCTGACGGGACTGGCAGAACTGGTCTCCGGCTGGGGTTACCGAACAGAGACAGCGCGCGATGGGCTAGAAGGACTGGACCGTGCCCAAGCCTGGCAGCCAGGGATTATTATCACTGACCTGAAGATGCCTCGCATGGACGGCCTGCAGCTTCTGGAGCGTCTGGGAGAGCTGAAGCTGGAGAACCTTGCAGTCATCGTCCTCACCGCTCAGGGCAGCATTGAACAGGCCGTAGAGGCCATGAAAATGGGCGCCTACGACTTCATCCAGAAGCCGATTGATCCCAACCGCCTGCGCACAATTCTTGCCAATGCTACTCGCCAGCGGGAAACCCAGCTGGAACTTGAGGTGACGCGCCGTAAACTGCGCGAAACCGGGGTACTCGGCCATCTGGTAGGTTCCTCCAGAAAAATGCAGGAGCTTTATGCTCTCATCGAGCGCATTGCCTGCAACAATGTTTCTGTTCTGATTACCGGTGAAAGCGGTACCGGCAAAGAGCTTGTAGCACGTACCCTTCATGACCTGAGCCCGCGCAAAAGCAAGCCTTTTGTCGCCGTAAACTGCGCCGCAATCCCGGAAACTCTGATCGAAAGTGAAATCTTTGGCCATGAGAAAGGTGCTTTCACAGGCGCGCTGGAGCGTCGCGCCGGCTGCTTTGAGCTGGCCGAAGAGGGTACTTTGCTGCTGGATGAAATCGGTGAAATGCCAATTGGCACACAGGCAAAACTTCTGCGTGTGCTGGAAGACCGAAGATTACGCCGTCTAGGCAGCAAAGTCGAATCCCCGGTCGATGTTCGGGTCCTGGCCGCCACAAACAAAGACCCCGAAACCGCCGTAGCGGACGGCCACCTCCGCGGAGACCTCTATTACCGCCTGAATGTCTTCAATATCCACATGCCTCCCCTGCGCGAACACAAAGAGGACATCGCTGAAATTGTAGACTCCATGCTGCGCGACATGAACGAAAAGCATGACCGTCAGGTGGCAGGGGTGACTTCTGAGATGATGGACCGTCTGATGGCCTATGACTGGCCCGGAAATGTTCGTGAATTACGGAATACGATTGAGCGCGCCGTGATTCTATGTGGCAATGGTTATCTGGAACCGAAACATCTCCCCCCAGGATTTGGCAGCAGACCTGCCAAACATCTGCCGGAGGGCCCAGGAAATGTTGTTCAGGTCGAGGTAGGCACCACCGTCGATGAGGCCGAACGCCGTCTGATTATGAAGACCCTGGAATCCACGAACAACAATAAGACGAAAGCAGCAGAGATCCTGGGCATCAGCCTCAAGACCCTTCACAACAAGCTGAAAGAATATGGGGGATCCGGAAACGGCGTTGAGTCTGACGATTAA
- a CDS encoding choice-of-anchor D domain-containing protein, which produces MRRNRSGILVDFSKIQVLFLGLFLLNLCGCGIHANPIAQLSVSPSSLSWHSVNVGQTSSSKTVTVTNMSKSVAVSIASVTASDQFLVTGNTCPTGTATLAPSASCTISVAFRPTSTGNVSGSLLINDNAWDGPHNVALAAKGSTGSLIFSPTSLSFPGVPAGSTSQPQNATLTNKQSSPVTIQSITVSGHFVEGTNCPIAPSTLGVGESCTVTVSSKPVASGSITGSINVRDNFGNVTQLYLSGSDSGQPVVGSVSFSPVSLTWGTVTVGQTSGSKIITVTNNQTTSLAISYISIGPDFIQTGGTCPLAPATIPAGGSCTISVAFRPTSSGSKTELLSLIDNAPGSPHSALLSATGATGSLIFNPVSLSFAGVAPGQASSPQQAVLMNQSSANVSLATITVSGHFAQKNDCPGTLAPQTSCTFNVTSNPVATGTFTGSVNVRDGSGNTTQLYLKGLGGTTEQVTFSPDSLLWGKISVGQTSGPKTVTLTNNQTVPLTISSISLGQDFILSSTTCPTAPMMVNAGASCSLTIAFRPLSSGIKNEDLTITDDAAGGVQNVTLQGTGTIGSLLFSPPSLSFAGVPPNTVSPPQTATLTNQTSSSQITVASITVSGHFAQTNDCPGTLAPQASCTITVTSNPVGYGSTVGSINVKDGSNNTTQLYLSGMGGVPSDIRTANSPADTTPQTGSTVYSSPSSLSWGSVSVGQTSGSKSITLNNGQSTPLTITSITSGQDFVQTVNTCPLSPNTLASGASCSVTLAFRPLSSGTKSEPLTFAYSGSDTPLSVPVTATGTVGPLLYNTSSLTFSSLTAGTSSATQSSTLTNQTSSPIVLTSITVNGIFSQTDDCPISPSSLAAGASCTVTVTANPTASGTFTGTVNAKDSTGAVTQLYLTATASAPSGGTSGGIAFSPTNLSWGTTAVGQTSGAKTLTVTNGLSTAITLSSISLGQDFITTSNTCPTSPASLAAGASCSISVAFRPLSTGSKAEAATFTYNGSGSPQSVPLTGTGTTGSLLFNPTSLSFDPVTTGSQSSPQTATLTNTTTGALTLNTITVNGNFSQTNTCPISPNTLAAGASCNISVTSTPATAGAFTGVVNAKLSTGAVTQLYLSGSGTGSSTSTGGTGNVTVSPKQYTFANQPIGTTSSPATITLTNGQSTAITISSIQISAPFQQTNNCGGTLAAGGSCTISITYAPTAVGYSSTNLTITDNASNSPQTVAIAGNAYAPVTLSNNSLGFSNQIVGRSSTPQTVTLTNQQPTPLTINSIAVTGSNEFQVTNTCIPNGSSNGTLAGNSSCSISVVFTPTATGSVSGAFTVSFNASGSPATVSYTGTGIVGDTSTSVQITPRSSCVLPSGQQQFAATVRNNSNQAVTWYVDGVQNGSSSVGFISTSGLYTAPASTGTHTVKAVSQAVTSASASTTISVTTSPLFTIDPYVSSIPVNGQQTFQGQICNVPDNNVTFSVDNIVGGNTTVGTIAGDGLYTAPATPGKHTVRVTDPTLNKTSGAVVNVFSGISVDFGSRNNTKYPIPSGILAINHLDGLHNPSDMALAASAGFKVSRTYANVPLVYATQTPDWTKIDPLIANLQALGVHVILQVAYTPVWLQPNPNPCGAGNTTVAPTNINTWAQLAASYVAHMDQKFPGVVTDYEIWNEPDSGSLCGNTNRLNTYLALYAAAAPLMKQQAAADGATIRVGGPTTAGANQTWITALLTNSSTAPYVDFVSYHNYIMASQDVNATWDTYNGNNSLYQRTQAPGGAASQFAKVASLVAAGQQPAGALTPIYVDEFNTNWAFIQDCCRNDPTYAPLWNAMYVSDLLNTVYSGTAAVPGDLAYYAATNYPYFCIIGTWDSHMDCQYTTNSTPQPYPQFYAYQLMASSSYLDMNSGGYMAASIAPPSGGGGLVTTAFYTPNQDSLLIINPTSANYSSITINLQNTGYSSPHAVLYQIVDGQRINSQSLALTQSNGSYTANIQVPAYTVLGIAVQGP; this is translated from the coding sequence ATGCGACGCAATCGATCAGGCATTCTCGTAGATTTCAGCAAAATCCAGGTCCTATTTTTGGGTCTTTTCCTCCTTAACCTTTGCGGGTGCGGGATCCATGCCAATCCGATTGCTCAATTGTCTGTATCTCCCAGCTCTCTGTCCTGGCACAGTGTCAATGTGGGGCAGACTTCCTCCTCGAAGACCGTGACGGTCACAAATATGAGCAAGTCCGTCGCAGTTTCGATCGCTTCTGTTACTGCGAGCGATCAGTTCCTCGTAACCGGAAATACCTGTCCGACAGGAACCGCTACTCTGGCCCCCAGTGCTTCATGCACGATATCTGTTGCATTCCGGCCCACTTCTACTGGCAATGTTTCCGGGTCATTGTTGATTAATGACAATGCGTGGGACGGCCCTCACAATGTTGCTCTCGCTGCCAAAGGTTCGACTGGTTCCCTCATTTTTTCCCCCACTTCTCTTTCTTTTCCTGGAGTTCCGGCCGGGTCCACAAGTCAGCCGCAAAATGCGACACTGACAAATAAGCAGTCCTCTCCAGTGACCATCCAAAGCATTACTGTCAGCGGTCATTTTGTAGAAGGCACGAACTGCCCTATCGCACCAAGCACCTTGGGAGTCGGTGAAAGCTGTACAGTCACGGTGTCCTCGAAACCCGTCGCATCCGGCAGCATCACTGGTTCGATCAATGTTAGGGACAACTTCGGAAATGTAACTCAGCTTTATCTTTCAGGATCGGACAGTGGACAACCTGTTGTGGGGTCTGTGAGCTTTTCTCCCGTATCGCTGACCTGGGGCACTGTGACCGTGGGACAGACTTCCGGTTCGAAGATCATCACTGTCACGAACAACCAGACCACATCCCTTGCGATTTCTTATATCAGCATAGGGCCAGATTTTATCCAGACCGGCGGAACCTGTCCGCTCGCCCCCGCTACAATCCCGGCAGGCGGATCCTGCACAATTTCCGTTGCTTTTCGTCCGACTTCGTCAGGATCCAAGACAGAGCTTCTTTCACTGATTGACAATGCTCCTGGAAGTCCGCACTCTGCACTATTAAGCGCCACCGGCGCAACGGGATCTCTCATCTTTAATCCCGTTTCCCTCTCTTTTGCCGGAGTGGCTCCAGGACAGGCAAGTTCACCGCAACAGGCTGTCTTGATGAATCAAAGCTCAGCCAATGTTTCCCTTGCAACCATCACAGTAAGCGGCCATTTTGCTCAAAAAAATGACTGCCCCGGCACCTTGGCTCCGCAGACCAGTTGTACGTTCAACGTTACATCCAATCCAGTTGCCACAGGTACTTTCACTGGCTCAGTCAATGTTCGAGATGGATCGGGAAATACAACGCAGCTTTATCTGAAAGGGCTTGGAGGCACGACCGAGCAGGTGACCTTCTCGCCAGATTCACTTTTGTGGGGAAAAATTTCCGTAGGCCAGACTTCAGGCCCGAAGACCGTCACTCTTACGAACAATCAGACGGTCCCCCTTACGATTTCCTCGATTTCGTTGGGGCAGGATTTTATCCTTTCGTCCACTACATGCCCTACTGCTCCAATGATGGTGAACGCTGGCGCATCCTGCTCACTCACGATCGCTTTTCGTCCACTCTCATCTGGCATCAAAAATGAAGACCTCACCATCACCGATGATGCTGCTGGCGGTGTGCAGAATGTCACATTACAGGGGACGGGAACAATCGGGTCACTGCTCTTCAGTCCTCCGTCCCTTTCTTTTGCTGGTGTTCCGCCGAACACCGTAAGTCCGCCGCAAACAGCCACGCTGACAAACCAGACCTCATCTTCGCAGATTACAGTGGCCAGCATTACCGTCAGCGGACACTTTGCCCAAACCAACGATTGCCCAGGAACTCTGGCTCCCCAGGCCAGCTGCACCATTACCGTTACCTCGAATCCTGTTGGGTATGGCAGCACCGTCGGTTCGATCAATGTGAAGGATGGATCGAACAACACGACACAGCTCTATCTAAGCGGCATGGGCGGAGTACCAAGTGATATACGCACGGCCAATTCCCCAGCAGATACAACGCCACAAACAGGAAGCACGGTCTATAGCTCACCCTCCAGCCTGTCCTGGGGTTCGGTTTCGGTAGGGCAGACCTCGGGTAGCAAAAGCATCACGCTCAATAATGGCCAGTCCACGCCATTAACAATCACATCCATCACCTCAGGACAGGACTTTGTACAAACAGTAAATACCTGCCCCTTGTCTCCAAATACATTGGCGTCTGGTGCTTCCTGCTCGGTTACGCTGGCATTCCGTCCGCTCTCCAGCGGGACCAAGAGTGAGCCCTTGACTTTTGCTTATAGTGGTTCTGACACTCCTTTGTCAGTCCCAGTCACTGCAACAGGCACGGTTGGTCCCCTGCTTTACAACACCTCCTCGCTCACCTTTTCCTCTTTGACCGCGGGAACTTCCAGCGCCACGCAAAGCTCCACGCTGACTAACCAGACATCCTCCCCTATCGTGCTTACAAGCATCACGGTCAATGGGATCTTTTCTCAGACCGATGATTGCCCGATAAGTCCAAGCTCATTGGCTGCTGGCGCGAGTTGTACCGTCACGGTGACGGCAAACCCTACAGCCAGCGGAACCTTTACTGGTACCGTCAACGCTAAGGACAGCACCGGAGCGGTCACGCAGCTCTATTTAACGGCAACAGCCAGTGCCCCCAGTGGCGGTACTTCCGGCGGGATAGCTTTCTCACCAACAAATTTATCGTGGGGGACCACAGCCGTCGGCCAAACTTCCGGCGCAAAGACCCTTACAGTCACGAATGGACTTTCTACGGCAATTACCCTGTCCTCGATCAGCCTGGGACAGGACTTCATCACAACATCAAATACCTGCCCTACATCGCCGGCTTCTCTGGCCGCTGGGGCATCCTGCTCCATATCGGTGGCTTTCCGTCCGCTTTCTACTGGTAGCAAAGCCGAGGCTGCTACCTTTACCTATAACGGTTCCGGTAGCCCGCAGTCTGTTCCGCTCACAGGTACGGGGACAACAGGGTCCTTACTGTTTAATCCAACCTCACTCAGCTTTGATCCTGTAACCACAGGCTCACAGAGTTCTCCGCAGACAGCCACGCTCACGAATACCACCACAGGAGCGCTAACTCTGAACACCATCACGGTGAACGGCAATTTCTCACAAACAAACACTTGCCCGATCAGTCCGAATACTCTGGCTGCTGGCGCCAGCTGCAACATCTCAGTAACTTCAACACCTGCAACGGCCGGGGCCTTTACTGGTGTCGTAAATGCGAAGCTGAGCACTGGTGCGGTCACGCAGCTCTATCTTTCAGGTTCGGGAACAGGTTCGTCGACTTCAACAGGAGGTACGGGCAACGTTACGGTTTCGCCAAAACAGTACACCTTTGCAAATCAGCCGATCGGCACAACCAGTTCTCCGGCGACGATCACACTCACGAATGGACAATCTACGGCCATTACCATTTCTTCGATACAGATTTCCGCACCATTTCAGCAGACCAATAACTGCGGAGGGACGCTGGCAGCAGGCGGTTCCTGCACCATCTCCATCACCTATGCTCCCACCGCAGTTGGGTACAGTAGTACAAACCTTACCATCACCGACAATGCCAGCAACTCGCCGCAAACGGTTGCCATTGCGGGCAACGCTTATGCTCCCGTAACGCTGAGCAACAATAGTCTGGGCTTCAGCAACCAGATTGTAGGCCGCTCCAGCACGCCGCAAACCGTGACCCTGACTAATCAGCAGCCCACGCCGCTCACCATCAATTCCATTGCCGTCACCGGCAGCAACGAGTTCCAGGTAACCAATACATGCATTCCCAACGGAAGCAGTAACGGCACCTTAGCTGGAAACTCCAGTTGCTCGATCAGCGTAGTCTTCACTCCTACTGCGACAGGATCCGTTTCCGGCGCCTTCACCGTATCGTTTAATGCATCCGGCAGCCCGGCTACAGTTTCCTACACCGGCACAGGGATCGTGGGAGATACATCAACAAGCGTTCAAATTACGCCACGCTCCTCCTGTGTTCTGCCCTCGGGCCAGCAGCAGTTCGCCGCCACAGTCCGCAATAACTCTAATCAGGCTGTGACATGGTATGTGGATGGAGTCCAGAATGGAAGCAGCAGCGTTGGCTTCATCTCTACTTCAGGACTTTATACAGCCCCGGCATCGACTGGAACGCATACCGTCAAAGCGGTAAGCCAGGCGGTAACATCGGCCTCCGCTTCTACTACCATCAGCGTTACGACCAGCCCGCTGTTCACCATTGATCCTTACGTCTCTTCCATTCCCGTGAATGGACAGCAGACCTTCCAGGGACAGATCTGCAATGTTCCTGACAATAATGTGACCTTTTCGGTAGACAACATCGTGGGAGGCAACACGACCGTTGGTACCATCGCCGGCGATGGCCTCTATACAGCACCGGCCACTCCGGGAAAACATACGGTTCGGGTCACCGATCCCACTCTCAACAAAACAAGTGGTGCCGTCGTCAACGTCTTTTCTGGAATCAGTGTTGATTTTGGTTCTCGAAACAACACGAAGTACCCCATTCCATCAGGCATTCTGGCCATTAATCACCTGGACGGCCTACACAATCCCTCAGATATGGCACTGGCAGCTAGTGCTGGATTCAAGGTCTCGCGCACTTACGCGAACGTGCCGTTGGTTTATGCAACTCAAACTCCAGACTGGACCAAGATTGATCCGTTAATTGCTAACTTGCAAGCACTTGGAGTCCATGTCATCCTGCAAGTTGCCTATACTCCGGTCTGGCTGCAACCGAATCCCAACCCCTGCGGAGCGGGAAATACCACTGTCGCACCGACAAACATCAATACCTGGGCCCAGTTGGCAGCTTCCTACGTCGCCCATATGGATCAGAAATTTCCCGGAGTTGTGACCGACTATGAGATCTGGAATGAGCCAGATTCCGGAAGCTTATGTGGTAACACGAACCGGTTGAATACCTATCTCGCACTTTATGCTGCCGCTGCTCCGCTTATGAAGCAGCAGGCCGCTGCCGATGGCGCCACCATCCGCGTCGGAGGCCCAACCACAGCCGGGGCCAACCAGACCTGGATCACAGCCTTGCTTACCAATTCTTCCACCGCGCCTTATGTGGACTTCGTAAGTTACCACAACTACATCATGGCTAGTCAGGATGTGAATGCCACCTGGGACACTTACAACGGCAACAACTCTCTGTATCAAAGAACTCAGGCACCGGGAGGCGCGGCATCGCAGTTTGCAAAGGTGGCGTCCCTGGTTGCGGCGGGACAACAGCCCGCAGGCGCACTCACACCCATCTACGTGGATGAATTCAATACCAACTGGGCATTTATTCAGGACTGCTGCCGGAACGACCCCACTTATGCTCCCCTCTGGAACGCGATGTACGTCAGTGATCTGCTCAACACCGTTTACTCCGGAACAGCAGCTGTACCAGGGGATTTGGCCTATTACGCCGCTACAAACTATCCCTACTTCTGCATCATCGGGACCTGGGATAGCCATATGGATTGCCAATACACTACCAATAGCACTCCGCAACCGTACCCGCAGTTCTACGCCTACCAGCTCATGGCCTCCTCCAGTTATCTGGACATGAACTCCGGTGGTTACATGGCAGCTTCTATTGCCCCGCCCTCGGGTGGCGGAGGTTTAGTAACCACTGCATTCTATACGCCCAACCAGGATTCTCTGCTGATCATCAACCCGACGTCAGCAAACTATTCCTCCATCACGATCAATCTGCAAAACACCGGCTACTCTTCTCCTCACGCCGTGCTTTACCAGATTGTGGATGGGCAGAGAATCAACAGCCAGTCGCTGGCACTTACACAGTCGAACGGATCATACACCGCCAATATTCAGGTGCCTGCTTATACAGTCCTTGGCATAGCCGTGCAAGGACCATGA
- a CDS encoding response regulator transcription factor, which translates to MSTFPTQSRISIVIVDSTRITSELLEQAFSKHPQFSILGCVKNLDELTRLLSQKQPDIVLIQCSDKKDQPQAITVLDKVSAMCPSARSIVLSSNLTKEHVVAFFRAQARGVLAADHTDFATLCKCVTCVHKGQVWANSEQLGYLIESLSSLKSLRIVDSKGDAILSTREEEVLHLLAEGLTNREMAASLNLSEHTIKNHLFHIFDKLGVSSRTEAILYAMSRRMVSR; encoded by the coding sequence ATGAGCACTTTCCCTACTCAGTCGCGTATCTCTATTGTCATTGTTGATTCGACTCGAATTACTTCGGAGCTGCTTGAACAGGCCTTTTCCAAACATCCTCAATTTTCCATCCTGGGTTGCGTAAAAAATTTGGATGAACTCACCAGGCTCCTCTCCCAAAAACAACCCGACATTGTTCTGATTCAGTGCTCAGACAAGAAAGACCAGCCTCAGGCTATTACTGTGTTGGATAAAGTCTCTGCCATGTGCCCCTCAGCGCGATCGATCGTGCTTTCTTCCAATCTGACCAAAGAGCATGTGGTAGCCTTTTTCCGCGCACAGGCCCGCGGTGTACTCGCTGCGGACCATACAGACTTTGCCACACTTTGCAAGTGTGTGACATGCGTTCATAAAGGACAAGTCTGGGCAAATAGTGAGCAGCTAGGATATCTGATTGAATCGCTGTCCAGTCTCAAGTCTCTGAGAATTGTTGATTCTAAGGGAGACGCGATCCTGAGCACGCGGGAGGAAGAGGTCCTGCACCTGCTGGCTGAGGGCCTGACTAATCGCGAAATGGCCGCCTCACTGAATCTAAGCGAGCACACCATTAAAAACCATCTGTTTCACATCTTCGACAAGCTAGGAGTCTCCAGCCGGACCGAAGCCATCCTTTACGCGATGAGCCGTCGCATGGTTTCCCGCTAG
- a CDS encoding APC family permease has product MLTFISFWRAAAVVLNDLGSSAFYAGGIAEEAVGKAAPWFILGVMLFSFAVRAVYVESCSMFTRGGVYRVVKEALGGTFAKLSVSALMFDYILTGPISGVSAGQYITGLLNELMQVGASHGWLPPALLSAAHTARQLPMNETSAFFCAAVTIYYWWQNIKGIEESSDKALEVMKITTIMVVLLLAWGFYTAFHVGASLPPLPVPSNLHFSKDALGFLAGTKFATSLGLFGILMAFGHSILAMSGEETLAQVNREIEHPKLKNLKRAAIVIAIYSFVFTGIVSLLAVMIIPDSVRVPVYRDNLIAGLAMYMVGPLSLRIVFRVFVVIVGFLILSGAINTSLIGSTGVLMRISEDGVLTDWFRKPHRKFGTSYRIINLVTALQLFTIIVSRGNVITLGEAYAFGVIWSFTFNSLAMLVLRWKYKGDRGWKVPLNVRIGNTELPIGLLCVFLTLLTIAIVNLFTKSVATESGVAFAAAFYAIFTVSESRNKKKHAATVKQMKEHFQLENQGTISRETLGIRPGGVLVTMRDSANPLALKWALSRTNTDDQDIVVLTARMVGAGGPEYIEAADQLFSEHEQMIFTKAVSIAESFGKHISLLVVPAGDIFAALVQTANALEVSALVSGLSTKMSAQEQAYHIGQAWENLPEPKRQFTFYVVMSNGEAQGFHIGPHAPALQADDVQLVHRLWLNFRRDPEMQDLHHSDIVTYALTRLAIEYAWDKQETLRDLRRYTSDGKQPASGPAYSRKTREGFDYPVPTPGPSSRQAENEK; this is encoded by the coding sequence ATGCTCACATTTATTTCGTTCTGGCGCGCGGCCGCCGTCGTCCTGAACGATCTGGGATCATCGGCCTTCTATGCCGGTGGCATTGCAGAGGAGGCCGTTGGAAAAGCAGCTCCATGGTTCATTCTGGGTGTCATGCTTTTCTCTTTCGCCGTTCGTGCCGTATACGTGGAAAGCTGCTCCATGTTTACGCGCGGCGGCGTCTACCGTGTAGTCAAGGAGGCACTGGGCGGTACTTTCGCTAAACTCAGCGTCTCGGCACTGATGTTTGACTACATTCTGACCGGACCGATCTCTGGGGTATCTGCCGGCCAGTACATTACCGGCTTATTAAATGAACTGATGCAAGTTGGCGCTTCTCACGGCTGGTTGCCTCCTGCCCTGTTAAGCGCCGCACACACCGCACGCCAGTTGCCGATGAATGAAACATCGGCCTTTTTTTGCGCCGCTGTCACAATTTACTACTGGTGGCAGAACATCAAGGGCATTGAGGAATCCAGCGATAAAGCCCTGGAGGTGATGAAGATCACCACCATTATGGTTGTTCTTTTGCTGGCCTGGGGTTTTTATACAGCGTTTCATGTAGGCGCCAGCCTGCCCCCGCTTCCGGTACCGTCCAATCTGCACTTTTCAAAGGACGCCCTCGGCTTTCTGGCGGGAACAAAGTTTGCGACATCGCTCGGGCTCTTCGGCATTCTGATGGCTTTTGGCCATTCGATTCTCGCCATGAGCGGCGAAGAAACACTGGCCCAGGTCAATCGGGAAATTGAACATCCGAAGCTGAAAAACCTCAAGCGCGCAGCCATTGTCATCGCCATTTACAGCTTTGTCTTTACAGGAATCGTCTCGCTGCTTGCAGTGATGATTATTCCCGATTCGGTGCGTGTTCCGGTCTACCGCGACAATCTGATTGCCGGACTGGCCATGTATATGGTCGGACCGCTCTCTCTGCGCATTGTTTTCCGTGTCTTTGTCGTCATCGTCGGATTTCTGATACTCTCCGGGGCCATCAATACTTCCCTCATCGGGTCCACCGGCGTTCTCATGCGCATCTCCGAAGACGGAGTGCTGACGGACTGGTTTCGCAAGCCCCACCGGAAGTTTGGTACCAGCTATCGCATCATCAATCTTGTGACCGCGCTGCAGCTATTCACCATCATCGTAAGCCGCGGAAATGTCATTACGCTGGGTGAAGCCTATGCCTTTGGCGTCATCTGGAGCTTTACCTTCAACTCGCTTGCCATGTTGGTCCTGCGCTGGAAATACAAGGGGGATCGTGGCTGGAAAGTCCCGCTGAACGTCCGCATTGGCAACACCGAGCTGCCGATTGGCCTGTTGTGTGTCTTCCTTACCCTTCTGACCATCGCCATCGTAAATCTCTTCACCAAAAGCGTAGCTACGGAAAGCGGCGTCGCCTTCGCAGCGGCCTTCTATGCCATCTTTACTGTTTCAGAGAGCCGGAACAAAAAGAAACATGCCGCCACCGTCAAACAGATGAAGGAGCATTTCCAGCTCGAAAACCAGGGCACCATAAGCCGGGAAACACTTGGCATTCGGCCAGGCGGAGTTCTGGTTACAATGCGCGATTCTGCCAACCCCCTTGCGCTCAAATGGGCCCTTTCCCGCACAAACACTGATGATCAGGACATTGTGGTGTTGACCGCGCGCATGGTAGGTGCGGGCGGCCCGGAATACATCGAGGCCGCAGACCAGCTGTTCAGCGAGCATGAACAGATGATCTTTACCAAGGCGGTGTCCATTGCCGAGAGCTTTGGAAAACACATTTCATTGCTGGTAGTCCCGGCAGGTGATATTTTTGCCGCATTAGTCCAAACTGCCAATGCTCTTGAAGTGTCTGCCCTGGTCTCCGGGCTTTCCACCAAAATGTCTGCGCAGGAGCAGGCCTACCACATTGGTCAGGCTTGGGAAAACCTTCCGGAGCCGAAGCGGCAGTTTACCTTTTACGTGGTCATGTCCAATGGAGAAGCGCAGGGCTTCCATATTGGTCCTCATGCCCCTGCCCTCCAGGCAGATGATGTGCAGCTCGTCCATCGCTTATGGTTGAATTTCCGCCGAGACCCTGAGATGCAGGACCTTCACCACAGCGATATTGTGACCTATGCCCTGACTCGTCTCGCCATAGAGTATGCCTGGGACAAACAGGAAACGCTTCGTGATCTTAGACGATACACTTCTGACGGAAAGCAGCCGGCCTCAGGACCGGCCTATAGCCGAAAAACCAGAGAAGGTTTCGATTATCCAGTTCCTACTCCCGGCCCATCCTCCCGCCAGGCAGAAAATGAGAAATAA